In Monodelphis domestica isolate mMonDom1 chromosome 4, mMonDom1.pri, whole genome shotgun sequence, one DNA window encodes the following:
- the CHRNA10 gene encoding neuronal acetylcholine receptor subunit alpha-10, whose protein sequence is MDERNQVLTLYLWIRQEWADAYLCWEPEVYGGLDSIRIPSSLVWRPDIVLYNKADTQPPASASTNVVLRHDGRVRWDAPAITRSSCRVDVAAFPFDSQSCRLTFGSWTHVGHQLDVWPGAPGAGLADFVENVEWRVLGMPAQRSVVTYGCCSEPYPDVTYTLLLQRRAAAYVANLLLPCVLISLLAPLAFHLPADSGEKVSLGVTVLLALTVFQLLLAENMPPAESVPLIGKYYMTTMALVTASTALTILIMNLHYSGPGVRPVPAWAQTLLLGYLARGLCVRERGEPCGGAQHPLVPRRPSVHPKPRLGQGSASGPCSEPRCPCHQEALLRHVGAIAVACRSHRAAQRLRGDWKRLARVVDRFFLAVFFVMVLAMSLLVLGHAL, encoded by the exons ATG GATGAACGAAATCAGGTGCTGACCCTATACCTATGGATTCGCCAGGAGTGGGCTGATGCTTACTTGTGCTGGGAGCCAGAGGTCTACGGGGGTCTTGATTCCATAAGAATCCCCAGCAGTTTGGTCTGGAGACCTGACATCGTGCTCTATAACAA GGCAGACACACAGCCGCCAGCTTCAGCTAGCACCAATGTGGTCCTTCGGCATGACGGCCGCGTGCGCTGGGACGCCCCCGCTATCACCCGGAGTTCGTGCCGCGTGGATGTGGCGGCTTTCCCATTCGATTCACAGAGCTGCCGCCTGACCTTCGGCTCGTGGACCCACGTGGGCCACCAGCTGGACGTGTGGCCCGGCGCTCCGGGGGCCGGCCTGGCCGACTTCGTGGAGAACGTGGAGTGGCGCGTGCTGGGCATGCCTGCCCAGCGGAGCGTGGTCACCTACGGCTGCTGTTCGGAGCCATACCCAGATGTGACCTACACGCTGCTGCTCCAGCGCCGAGCCGCAGCCTACGTGGCCAACCTCCTGCTGCCCTGTGTGCTCATCTCGCTGCTGGCCCCGCTCGCCTTCCACCTGCCCGCAGACTCCGGGGAGAAGGTGTCGCTGGGCGTCACTGTCCTCCTGGCCCTCACTGTCTTTCAGCTGCTCCTGGCGGAGAACATGCCCCCGGCCGAGAGTGTGCCCCTCATCG GGAAGTACTACATGACCACGATGGCACTGGTGACAGCCTCCACGGCACTGACCATCCTCATCATGAATCTGCACTACAGTGGCCCAGGTGTCCGCCCTGTGCCTGCCTGGGCTCAGACACTCTTGTTAGGCTATTTGGCCCGAGGATTGTGTGTCCGGGAGCGGGGAGAGCCCTGTGGGGGTGCCCAGCACCCTCTTGTTCCTCGTCGCCCCTCAGTGCACCCCAAGCCTCGCCTGGGACAAGGTTCAGCCTCTGGGCCCTGCTCAGAGCCACGTTGCCCTTGTCACCAGGAGGCCCTTCTCCGCCATGTAGGTGCCATTGCGGTTGCCTGCCGCAGCCATAGGGCTGCCCAGCGTCTCAGAGGGGATTGGAAGCGGTTGGCAAGAGTGGTAGACCGATTTTTCCTAGCTGTCTTCTTTGTCATGGTACTTGCCATGAGCCTGCTGGTCCTGGGCCATGCCCTCTGA
- the ART1 gene encoding GPI-linked NAD(P)(+)--arginine ADP-ribosyltransferase 1 has product MMQAHIVTSLVLAAFLLVETPKARSHLVSRRDLFSRESALDMAPGSFDDQYAGCVVAMEAALPDLNRTEFNASSVYAQAWNAAAARWQERRDQELGGTPTSRRRPPPPGFRDEHAVALLAYTANSPLHKEFNAAVREAGRSRAYYLRYFPFKTLHFLLTEALRRLGSGQQPRCQQVYRGIHGVRFRPTGPGTTVRLGAFSSASLKDAAAHQFGEDTFFGIWTCHGVAIKGYSFFPGEEEVLIPPYETFLVVNASVPSQGPVRIYLKAKDKASTFNCEYIKDKQCTSGRCKLNNSATVERMEPFSPSQQLLPLLWLFMALSSLDLPSLL; this is encoded by the exons ATGATGCAAGCTCACATAGTCACTTCTCTGGTGCTGGCAGCCTTTTTGCTAGTGGAGACCCCAAAG GCTCGGAGCCACCTAGTCTCGCGCAGGGACCTCTTCTCCCGAGAGTCTGCACTGGACATGGCGCCAGGCTCCTTTGATGACCAGTATGCAGGCTGTGTAGTCGCTATGGAAGCGGCCCTCCCTGACCTCAATCGCACTGAGTTCAATGCCAGCTCAGTCTATGCCCAGGCTTGGAACGCAGCGGCCGCCCGTTGGCAGGAGCGCCGGGATCAGGAGCTTGGGGGGACCCCTACTTCTCGAAGACGACCGCCACCTCCGGGCTTCAGAGATGAGCATGCTGTGGCCCTTCTAGCCTACACGGCCAACAGCCCCTTGCACAAAGAGTTCAACGCGGCAGTGAGAGAGGCTGGCCGATCTCGGGCTTATTATCTCCGATACTTTCCTTTCAAGACCCTTCACTTCCTCCTCACAGAAGCCCTGAGACGGCTGGGTTCTGGGCAGCAGCCCAGGTGCCAACAAGTCTACCGGGGCATTCACGGGGTCCGCTTCAGGCCCACGGGACCCGGGACCACAGTTCGTCTAGGGGCCTTTTCCTCGGCTTCCCTGAAGGATGCTGCTGCCCATCAGTTTGGGGAAGACACTTTCTTTGGCATCTGGACTTGCCATGGGGTGGCTATTAAGGGTTATTCCTTCTTCCCAGGGGAGGAGGAGGTGCTGATTCCTCCCTATGAGACCTTCCTCGTGGTCAATGCTTCAGTGCCGTCTCAAGGTCCAGTCCGCATCTACCTCAAAGCTAAGGACAAGGCCAGCACCTTTAACTGCGAGTATATCAAAG aCAAGCAGTGCACTTCAGGACGATGCAAACTAAATAATTCAG CAACAGTAGAGAGGATGGAGCCCTTCTCCCCATCCCAACAACTACTGCCTCTGCTCTGGCTCTTCATGGCATTGTCATCTCTCGACCTCCCAAGTCTCCTCTGA